In Saccharicrinis carchari, one genomic interval encodes:
- the porT gene encoding type IX secretion/gliding motility protein PorT/SprT — translation MSKICCELYFSSYGVARRAVLRIGFVFLLLLASLNMQAQKEGKLVPNLKGFDEKLIHFGFLIGVNTSNFSIIHSRAATPENDNKPRYAEVLDLQPGINLGIVTSLKLRKNLNLRVLPGLSFGQRDLSFIDTDSVRYDPLKIKSTFLEMPIMLKYGGDRNHNFKPYIIAGLNPRFDLAKKKQNGLLLNSFDLYYEIGAGFDSYLNYFRLSTEFKISIGMRDVLNHDGTGELLDMPYTQAIDKLTSRIFVLNFYFE, via the coding sequence ATGTCGAAAATTTGCTGTGAGCTATATTTTTCGTCATATGGTGTAGCAAGACGAGCCGTTTTGCGTATCGGTTTTGTTTTTTTGTTGCTTCTTGCAAGCCTTAACATGCAGGCTCAAAAGGAGGGTAAATTGGTGCCTAACTTAAAGGGATTTGACGAAAAGCTTATTCATTTTGGATTTCTAATAGGCGTAAACACCTCTAACTTTAGCATAATACACTCCAGAGCTGCCACACCCGAAAATGATAATAAACCCAGGTATGCTGAGGTGTTGGATTTGCAGCCCGGTATAAACCTGGGGATAGTGACCAGTCTTAAGCTTCGCAAGAACTTGAATTTGCGGGTGCTTCCCGGTCTTTCATTCGGTCAGCGCGATTTATCCTTTATCGATACCGATTCGGTACGATATGATCCGCTTAAAATTAAATCTACCTTTTTAGAAATGCCTATCATGCTGAAGTATGGTGGCGATAGAAATCATAATTTTAAACCTTATATCATAGCCGGTTTAAACCCTCGCTTCGATTTGGCTAAGAAAAAGCAAAACGGGCTACTCTTAAATTCCTTTGACTTGTATTACGAGATTGGAGCGGGTTTCGATTCCTATCTTAATTATTTTCGCTTATCTACCGAGTTTAAAATATCCATAGGTATGCGTGATGTGCTCAACCACGACGGTACCGGCGAACTGTTGGACATGCCATACACGCAGGCTATTGATAAACTGACCTCCCGTATTTTTGTGCTGAATTTTTATTTTGAATAA